One stretch of Urocitellus parryii isolate mUroPar1 chromosome 12, mUroPar1.hap1, whole genome shotgun sequence DNA includes these proteins:
- the Tspyl6 gene encoding LOW QUALITY PROTEIN: testis-specific Y-encoded-like protein 6 (The sequence of the model RefSeq protein was modified relative to this genomic sequence to represent the inferred CDS: inserted 3 bases in 3 codons; substituted 4 bases at 4 genomic stop codons) — MARSKDVKTKKCALLVTGYEKQIEKTASQETQMQEENGGIKEVKEEAGSRLLNVEPNMNPLEAIGLELDTANAQANXAFQQLELKLGWMRQXDLEMRNYIIQNTTLQNHXQLYPGIRTQDEEMLTNMTNLEVKELTHHRTSCKFKFFQRNPFFRNKLIIKEYEVESSGQXVSHCALIIWLKGHEPXVGNPDVLINFFTWFSDHSHPEFDRTFEMIKENFWPDSLEYYLLHXRIRSHQTRKPVEIPRSFGFXSGIFALGITPHKILYHHLLLDL; from the exons ATGGCCAGGTCCAAAGACGTGAAGACTAAAAAGTGTGCTCTCTTAGTAACAGGGTATGAGAAGCAGATTGAGAAAACTGCAAGTCAAGAAACGCAAATGCAGGAGGAAAATGGAggaataaaagaggtgaaagaggagGCAGGGTCCCGTCTCCTGAATGTGGAGCCCAATATGAACCCTCTGGAGGCCATCGGGCTGGAACTGGACACTGCCAATGCTCAAGCTAACTAAGCCTTCCAACAGCTGGAGCTCAAGCTTGGGTGGATGCGTCAATAAGACCTGGAGATGAGAAACTACATCATTCAGAACACCACTCTTCAGAACC CGCAGCTGTATCCAGGTATTAGGACCCAAGATGAAGAGATGTTAACCAATATGACCAATCTGGAGGTGAAGGAGCTCACACACCATAGGACAAGTTGCAAGTTCAAGTTCTTTCAAAGAAATCCCTTCTTCAGAAACAAACTGATAATCAAAGAGTATGAGGTCGAATCCTCTGGCC GTGTCTCTCATTGTGCTCTGATCATATGGCTCAAGGGCCATGAACCATAGGTTGGGAACCCAGATGTCCTCATCAACTTCTTCACCTGGTTTTCAGACCACAGTCATCCAGAGTTCGACAGAACTTTTGAGATGATCAAAGAGAACTTCTGGCCAGATTCCCTAGAATACTACCTGTTGC AGAGAATCAGAAGTCACCAGACAAGGAAGCCAGTAGAGATACCCAGGTCCTTTGGGTTCTAATCTGGAATCTTTGCACTTGGGATTACTCCCCACAAGATCCTGTACCACCACCTCCTGCTAGACCTATGA